The following proteins are encoded in a genomic region of Streptococcus constellatus subsp. constellatus:
- a CDS encoding YbaB/EbfC family nucleoid-associated protein has translation MMNMQSMMKQAQKLQKQMEKGQAELAATEFIGKSAQGLVVATLTGDKKIVKIDFQEAVVDPEDLETLSDMTTQAINAALDEIDNATKKKLGAFAGKLPF, from the coding sequence ATGATGAACATGCAATCAATGATGAAACAAGCACAAAAGCTACAAAAACAAATGGAAAAAGGACAGGCAGAACTGGCTGCGACAGAATTTATTGGCAAATCTGCCCAAGGTCTCGTAGTCGCAACCCTTACAGGTGATAAAAAAATCGTCAAAATTGACTTTCAAGAAGCCGTTGTAGATCCAGAAGATTTAGAAACTTTATCTGACATGACAACCCAAGCCATCAATGCAGCTCTTGATGAGATTGATAATGCAACAAAGAAAAAATTGGGTGCATTCGCAGGGAAGTTACCATTTTAA
- a CDS encoding type IIL restriction-modification enzyme MmeI, with product MNTREQENSKFYIIVPSTSSKNCCYIPIGFLGGSVIPTNSAIIIENATLYDLGILTSNVHMSWMWALAGRLEMSYRYSAKSSLQQFSMT from the coding sequence ATGAACACCAGAGAACAGGAAAATTCAAAATTTTATATTATTGTTCCTAGTACTTCATCAAAAAATTGTTGTTATATTCCGATTGGCTTTTTAGGTGGTAGTGTTATTCCGACAAATTCAGCGATTATTATCGAAAACGCCACTCTATACGACCTCGGCATTCTCACCTCCAATGTTCACATGTCTTGGATGTGGGCGTTAGCAGGTCGTTTAGAAATGAGCTATCGCTACTCAGCTAAGAGTTCTCTACAACAATTTTCCATGACCTAA
- a CDS encoding type IIL restriction-modification enzyme MmeI, with the protein MQKDKITQTDQAILNVHARSLDSSLADLYDELTMQPGFRKVHQANDRAVMGAYNMPKKLNGKKTWKTWINESEIVTQLFEIYEGTIGG; encoded by the coding sequence GTGCAGAAGGACAAGATTACCCAAACTGATCAAGCTATTCTCAATGTGCATGCCCGTTCCCTCGACAGCTCCCTCGCAGACCTCTATGACGAACTCACCATGCAACCCGGATTCCGTAAAGTTCATCAAGCCAACGATCGTGCGGTCATGGGAGCTTACAACATGCCCAAAAAACTCAATGGCAAGAAAACCTGGAAAACCTGGATCAACGAAAGTGAAATTGTAACACAGCTGTTTGAGATATATGAGGGGACGATAGGAGGATAA
- a CDS encoding IS30 family transposase: MSYSHLTITDRIKIETYLELGLKPCQIASKLGVHKSTISRELRRCQNGYSAVLAQEQYDHRAKQKGRKSCLTPKLKKEIENGLKSSWSPEQICGRYQLEQKPMVAFKTIYNWLYAGLIDLDLSVLRRKGRTRQPKETRGTFRIGTPIAKRPKEVRNRETFGHWELDTVVSSRGKSKGCLATFLERKTRFYLAFKIPDRTAKAMFSAIEQLCRLFPKETLKTFTSDRGKEFACYPLVENLGISFFFADAYSSWQRGSNENANGLLREYFPKKTDLAAISDEALNKALYDINHRPRKCLAYRTAYEALVDELE, from the coding sequence ATGAGCTACTCCCATCTTACCATAACCGACCGAATAAAGATAGAAACCTACTTGGAATTAGGTTTAAAACCTTGCCAAATTGCAAGTAAACTTGGCGTCCATAAGTCTACCATTTCAAGAGAGTTAAGACGATGTCAAAATGGTTATTCCGCAGTCTTAGCACAGGAACAGTACGACCACAGGGCTAAGCAAAAAGGTCGGAAGTCTTGTTTAACACCAAAGTTGAAAAAGGAAATTGAGAACGGTTTAAAATCCTCCTGGTCGCCTGAACAGATTTGTGGGCGCTATCAGCTTGAACAAAAGCCAATGGTAGCTTTTAAAACCATCTATAACTGGCTCTATGCTGGTTTGATTGATCTGGATTTAAGCGTCCTCCGTCGTAAAGGAAGAACTCGACAACCCAAAGAAACACGTGGGACATTTAGGATTGGCACGCCGATTGCCAAACGTCCTAAAGAGGTTCGGAATCGTGAAACTTTTGGCCACTGGGAGCTTGATACTGTAGTGTCTTCCAGAGGCAAAAGCAAGGGGTGTTTAGCGACTTTTCTAGAGCGAAAAACTCGTTTTTACTTAGCTTTCAAGATACCAGATAGAACAGCCAAAGCCATGTTTTCAGCCATCGAACAACTTTGTAGGCTATTTCCAAAAGAGACTCTTAAAACCTTCACTTCAGACAGGGGAAAAGAGTTCGCCTGCTATCCTCTAGTAGAGAATTTAGGAATTTCCTTTTTCTTTGCGGACGCCTATTCATCTTGGCAGAGAGGAAGTAATGAAAACGCAAATGGCTTACTAAGAGAATATTTCCCAAAGAAAACAGATTTAGCTGCTATCTCTGATGAGGCTTTGAACAAGGCCTTATATGATATCAATCACCGACCACGAAAATGTTTAGCTTACAGAACGGCTTATGAAGCTCTAGTGGATGAGTTAGAGTAA